From bacterium:
CTGAAGGCAGCGGCCCTTCAGTTCCCGCTCGCGCATCCCGCTGTCACATCGGTGGTGACAGGCCCCAGATCGGTGGCGGAACTCGACGAACTATGCGACGCGCTGACGACACCGGTACCGAAGGAGATGTGGGAGGAACTCCGCCATGCTTCATACATCGCCGACTACTGCCCCATCCCCTCGTAGGCCGGGGAACTGCCAATTGTGACCGCGCCCGGCATCATCGACTCGCATCACCATCTCTGGGACCCGAGGCAAGCCTCCTACCCTTGGATGGACGGTGACGTCTTCACGCCCATCAGAAGGAGCTTCGACGAGGCGGAACTAGCTGAGATAGCTAGGGCGCACGGTGTAAGGCATACGGTTCTCATCCAGACACGACATGAGGTCGATGAGACAGAAGGGTTACTCGGCCTCGCCGCCGAAAGCGATCTCATCGCCGGGGTGGTTGGCTGGGTCGACCTGACATCAGCCGACGTGGAGGCTGAGCTGCGACGGCTCCGATCGCGGGGGGGCGGGAGCAAGTTGGTGGGAGTCCGCCACATCGTCCACGACGAGGAGGACGGCGAGTGGCTGCTGCGGGCGGACGTCAGTAGAGGTCTAGCCGCCGTGGGGCGTCTCGACCTGACTTTCGACCTTCTCGTCCGAACCCGAGAGCTGCCCGCCGCACTTGCCACAGTCCGCCGGCATCCCGACGTCCGGTTTGTCATCGACCATTTGGCGAAGCCGCCAATCGCATCCGGAAATTTGTCGGCCTGGAAGCGGGCGCTGGAGCCGTTTGGGTCAGAGCGCAACGCCTACTGCAAGTTCTCGGGACTGGTGACGGAAGCGAGCTGGGACCGATGGAGGGTCGAGGATCTCCGACCCGTGGTGGACTTTGCCATGGCTGTCTTTGGGGCGGATCGGCTCCTCTTCGGGTCAGATTGGCCGGTTTGCCTCCTCGCTGCCACCTACGACGAGGTCCTCGAGGCTGCTCAGGACTGCGTCGCGGACCGGCCCGAGGAAGATCGAACGGGTGTG
This genomic window contains:
- a CDS encoding amidohydrolase, whose translation is MTAPGIIDSHHHLWDPRQASYPWMDGDVFTPIRRSFDEAELAEIARAHGVRHTVLIQTRHEVDETEGLLGLAAESDLIAGVVGWVDLTSADVEAELRRLRSRGGGSKLVGVRHIVHDEEDGEWLLRADVSRGLAAVGRLDLTFDLLVRTRELPAALATVRRHPDVRFVIDHLAKPPIASGNLSAWKRALEPFGSERNAYCKFSGLVTEASWDRWRVEDLRPVVDFAMAVFGADRLLFGSDWPVCLLAATYDEVLEAAQDCVADRPEEDRTGVFGGNACKAYKLAI